TTTGGACGAAACTACTGGAGGAATATCAGTTGGTGTTATTTTCGCTTCCGAGGTCACCAAGTggatatgtataatttatatgatttaaattaaataattagtAAGTAAAAAAAACCAGATTCTCAATAAACACATGGTTAAATAAAACTTAGTACGAAATTGGTACTGCAAAATTACAATCCAGCATACATATTATAAATTGTACCGAGAATGATTATATCATATGTAAATATATTTCAAACAAATTAGCAAAGGCTAAATCTTAACTAAAAACCTAAAATCGTGGTAACTACAGCTATTAAATTATAATAGAGAATGAAACCCACACTTCTTATTCATTGAACAACAAATTTCTCTTTAACACGATGCAAACAATACAAAAAGTGTAATGGACTATTGAAGGTCTTTTTCTTTacagttgaaaataaaaaaataaataaaggaatCAAGATATGATTACAAACAGTGTAATTTCCAAGTAATCGAAAAAAGATTTAGATGACATTCAAAATAACTAGGGAAGAGCACCACAAATTCTTCGTATGACTCCTTCTTGACCTGTTAAAGGCCTGATTTCACTCACCTTCACCATTGCAGCTGTAAAATCCGACTTGAACTTTGAAGGATTATTGCTATATTCCCTAACAATGCTGTCTGTTGATCCACCGCTAAACAACACTGGATCAGACTCAAGAAGACCCTTCTTTTGTATCAAGTTCTTGAAGTAATTATAATCAAACGAATTAGGAGTCACTAAATCGAGTGGTGCAAGATTTCCGTTGCCGTCGTTGATAGGGCAACGACGTCTACGGGTGCTAGCGAATCCTGCATCAATGTCTGATCCGTTGTTGTATATCCTATCACGGAATAAGAAGCATTGCGCTTGTCCAATAGTATGAGCTCCTGCATTAACCACATCTTCAATATTAGCTCACACTTTGTtataatttatataataaaatatatattaatcgATGAATTAATTAAGCTACATATACGGCAAATAAGCACCTGATAATGCAACCATGTCCCTGGCACTAAGCCCGTTATCACCAAAGGTGGATATAAGTGAGTCTAGCGATGCTTTGAAACTAGGAAGAGCACCGGATTCTGCTAGAAGAAGGCTAGCCGTGGTTGAGTCTCTTCTTCGGAGCTTCACAGACCATGATGGACCACCAACCATTTCTGAGGCATCACAGGCAGCAACGGTTAGTACATCCGCACATGATACAACTCCAGGACAGAGTTTTTCAACCTCAGATTTTGCTGCCTCTATCACTTCATAACCTCTTACTGAACCCTTATTAGGCAATGCATTCTTTTCACTTATGATTGAAGGACCGTCATCTAGCAAGATAGACGCGTCACAACCCTGCATTAAATGTTACAAAACTCGTTACAAATTATCTTTTTACATCTTGTagacagtggcggatccaggaattttTTTCAGTGGGTTCATTCTTTATAGATGCTCCAATCTCATAGGATCAGACGTAAAAAAATTCGAGTCGGTTTGACGGTTCGGGTCAGGTTAAGTtcatcacataataaaaataCGATACAATAATAAAGAACATGATCATCAGAAATTATAAAACACGTAACATATATACCATGGTATTTACAAATACACAttgtaataaaataaattataagtATCAAGTAACTTGCAAAAGATCTAGCTTTATGACAAGCTTGAATGtggggatgagcaaatggtacccggtaccggtatcgaaccggtactggtaccgaatttaccgaaccagttacattttcggtaccgacttttgacattttcgataccggttcggtaccggtcgggtatttaccggtttttacccttaaataccggtaccagtacccacttttggggattttcggtaccggtactctCGGTATCGAGCTCATCGCTACTTGAATGTACACACATATATGAACATATATTAGCATAGTGGCATAGTACTCTAAATACCAAAATAGTTACCTTTTACCTAAAAGAGTTGCATGTTATCGAAGGAATCACACATGTAGCGAAAACCATTGAAATATTGTTAATACTAAGTGTGAGTAGCAAAGAGTGCAATGCAAGatgaaaaaaaagaagaaaaagacacTGATGACATAATATGTTTGTATTTGTAATCACCACCCCAAATATGGGATAATTGTATTCAGTTATCCAATGGGTTTGCTTAGTTAAGTTGGGGTAAGACTTAAAATGATATTTATGAGTAATAGAAGATTCGAACACATGACTTCTAAATTAGAAAGGCTAATGTTTAGCCACTGCGCTGCTTGAGGAATTTTGCTGCGGGTTCATCTCTCAAATCATTTATGGGTGAATCCGATTTTTTTAATAGCATTTCTACTAGTAATTTTAAACCGAGTGGGTTCGTGTGAACCCGTACGTATAAACCTAGATCCGCCCCTGCTTGCAGATATGGTATATGGTTAAGATAGTACCTGAACAAAGCAGTCGTGGAAGTGGAGACGAACGATGGAAGCTGCCATGCGACGCTCACGAGATATGGCTGTTCGGATGGATGTCCTGATTGTACGTAGTGCATTGGGACATGAAGCGTCATAGAATGTAGAAGATAACTGTGCTTCGCATGGTGTATTGTTTATAACACAAAGAATTAGCAAGAAGAAGATAAGTGTAATAATATTTGGGGAAGCCATTTGAGAGAATGGATTTCatgatgtgtatgaagttgagtTATGGAATGCAAATAAAAGGGCATGAAGGAGGCTTATATAGTGTTTGGGGTACACCGCGTGGTGAAGATGTCTTTGTTTGATCAACAGTTGTATGATGGGCTGACTTTGTCCCCTTGCTCGTTCATGCGTGTAAGCTCAGCAAAAAGGCTATTTGACATTCTCACCAAGTCAATAAAGTTAACTCCCATTAAAATATTAAACTAAAACATTTATCCACTACCCTTCCTTTTGTCCCAAGCcgactaaataaaaaaaaaagaaagttcATTGCAAATAACTTTTAAAATGttattgataattatcttatgaCATGTTTACAAATATAGTGATTTTCTTTTAACAGTTCATAAGGGGGAGGGGTGGTCATCATTTGCAAAAATTTCATCACTTACAacacccaatcaagttccgccatgtcatcaaccattacaCTAACAACCTTTTATAGTGGCAATAGTtgtcactcacaacacccaaaaATAAAAACCCTCACACCTCCTCACATTCACTTAATACCCCATAATGCGTGAGATATATCACGCACTACATCCATCACTCGTTGAAATATATGGTGGCGGTTGGTTGTTGAAATCTATCACGCGTGGAAGAAGGCTTTATCACGGACAAAAGGGCACCGCCCCCAGTCCCCTAACTAAATTGGTTATagtgattaaatatatttatttcacAGGCTTTTATATGTTTTTCTCGCAAATCTATAAACAAAATAATTGGGCTGACAATATCCTGAAGAAAAAACAAGTTcttatgaaaaaaatatatatgtacaGAAAACATGTTCAATTATGAGATTATGAAACACAGATAAATCACAAAAGAATATAAAAAAGAGGAATGTTATAAtctaaaaacactaaaaatgaATTTATAGACATCTGGAATGATCTTTCTTCATAGAGGGCATGATTGTATAAATTCTTAATATtgaactagtttaatacccgtccggtggacgggttacgCTCATAACGTAACAAACAAAAATAATGCATATTGATAGTGTTTCGGTTtgcttctctttttcttcttttccatCTCCTATTTGAAAAAGTTACAACTATCtaactttttcttttcttttttttcaaacCACTAAAACTCATTCTCAAAACACATTATCCAAATACTACAAAAATGAGTTATTAACTTTTAAGAAAAAAACTTAAAAGGAGCTcaaaataagcaatcccaaacacccacgTTAAGTGGACACATGGTATAAGTAGGCCGGGTACCTTAACGGCGTAATGAAATAAGTATACGTAGTACATGATAATGCAAAGAATAAAACATCTATAATGTATGCATACGTAGTACATGATAATGATAATCCAACCAGTGCCAATtccaaggttttttttttcaggaACGACATATGATTCCAAGGTTTCTTAGAAATACTTATGGCAAAGAAAATATTCGCAAGTTAATGTGGTACAAGTCAATTAAAGAACTCAATATATTACTGTAAACCCAAATTTGTATCACAATAGCAATAAGAAATAAAAATCATGCTTAAATTGGTATTAAATACAGAACTTTCTTACAATTTTGTAGCTTGATTCAGAGAATATGTGACACCAAGCCAATTACAAGAATCCGGGTCAAAGAAAACCCAGtctaataaaaacaaaaatggGTCTTCAAAGATACTTTCTTTGGAGTGAATTGAAGGCATGAATTGCAAAAATCAAGAACTGGGTTACATGAAAAATATTGAATGTTAActgtaaatataaaaaaaattaacctacATACCTTGACCTTGAGCTGGTTGAATGTCCCCATATGCAAGTAGAAAGAACCCTAAAGATAAAAAACGTTTGGCCAAAAGGTGCTACGAGTCAACACAACGGGCCTGGCCCGTATGACCCGTTACCCAACTTGCATGACCCACCTGTGTTGGCCACTTATATAGCTATAAACACTTGATTGTTTTAACCGATCCAGAATGTATAAGAATCCTACATTGTCAAAGTAACAAAGATCACCAGTTCTTAGCCTTCCATCCAGTCACCATTGTATCTAAAACTTCTCTATAATCAACATAAACTGATCGCAAAAATATAAAGGTTCAGATCAAACATTTTTGTCAGGGCGCTTAGTATTGACCTCAGAACAGTTTTGTCCATTTTTTTCATCTTCTTGTGTAAAAATTCTTAGAAACTATCAAGTTGTTTATAGTAAACTGATTCCAGAAGGTTGATATGTTGAAAACATTCTTTAGTGACCTTCAACCCAACCcattatgttttatatatatacttaatataaAACCTAAAATCTTGCTATCTTATACCTATAACATCCCGCTATATTGAACagaaaaaaacataaaaccctGCTGTTTAACCACTATGGAGGCGCCAAAATCAAATGGCGACACATGAGTGCTACtctacgctattcgctatagcgctCGCTATGAGCACTATTAACAACTATGAGTCTGAATATGTGTATCTTAGATATGTGGTTGTTTTTGTACCTTTAGACCAAGAGCACTCGCATTTAGGAGATTTTGTAGGATAATTGCGTTAAATGCGTTTTCGGGTAAGACCTCCCCAAAACCCTGTGTAAAAGAAGTAAAGATTCACCTCCTATAATATTTCATGTTGCGATGAATGGATCTAGAGGCGGGTCATGGAGCAAGTGACAGAGGTACTACTTGATGATAAAAGGGTCCCAGATATTGGTGCAAAATAGGAGATTGGGTCACAGGTCAAAACAGGTACTTAGTGTGGGCCGGGTTGGTTGGGTTGACTGAGTCAACTTGACGCGAACAATTTTTGTCCAACTTTTtgaattatattttataaatattagCGTGTCAAATATGGATACAAAAGTCAAATGAGTTCATTAGAAATCTTATGCATTAAAAAAAGGCTCTCACTATCTGCACACTAAGCCAGGctatctgcacacttagggtttacatacgctgcgtattggtcaatacgcagcgtatagggttacctgAATACgttgcgtattgaccaatacgcagcgtatataagtgGTAGGTACACGACCAGACAGTCAAACCTCGTACCATGTCAAATCAGTCTTACATAgggtgcgtattgatcaatacgctgcgtattggcaGACTGATTTGACCTGATACGATGTTGTCCAGGGCACGTGAATAAAGTAATACGGTGAGTAGGGatcaatacgctgcgtattgacatGCCAGATGAAAGTCTATTTATCCCTCCATTCATGTCTGTTACCCATCATCCGACATATACTTTGCTTTCCTTTTCATATACTTtgctttccttttcatcttcttcttaagtaaattgtttgtttttggttcaaccttgttaaaatgtcatcattttggaaggataattatttcggtaatcgctattctaacgacacatggggatcaaatgctgccaatgaggaggaggaggttgtgtctggagtccctgttgatcaagaaacacagttgccagacttgaacaagactcccactccacctgttgatgaaccaaattacCCGGTGCATCAAGTGTGTCCAGATTACGGATACGGGTATGAATCTCCGTACGTGCAACAAAGTGGATACGGTGCTGAGaatgcacctgttgatgaaccaaattaTCCGGTGCATCAAGTGTGTCCAGATTACGGATACGGGTATGAATCTCTGTACGTGCAACAAAGTGGATACGGTGCTGAGaatgcacctgttgatgaaccatattacccgTCGCAGCCATCGTATCCGGGTTATGGGGTATACGGGGACGAAGGTGGATACGGAAGTTACAGTGGAtacggtggtgatggtggatacgggggtgaaggtggttaCAGTGGATATGGGGGCTACGGTGGATACGATAGATATGGGGGTGACGGTGGTTACAGTGTATACGACAGATCTAGGGATGAAGTTGGATATGGTTATGAGTCCCGTAACACATCACTTTATGAACCATCTACCCCGAGCAATCCATTTCAAGTAAATGAGGTATCACATTAAaataattattgttattattattataattataattgttattattattattattatagttaaaaataatataattataataattattattattgttaaaatactttaattataaatataattataaatattattattattattattattattattgttgttgttaaaaatattataattaattaacaaaataattataagatttagtaaataaacaagttaagaaagttaagttaataaacatttatttttcttttctaaataaataaattaataaaaaatattttaaataaattagtattgtaaataaataaaagaatcatgaaattgatttttagttaaaatggttagtttaaacctaacttagttagttaaatcatagttaaaatggttagtttaaacctaacttagttagttaaatCATAGTTATATCCTAACTAGGTTAGCATTTAATACAAGggaccactaactgagttagagaactcagttagtccagttaagtgccaaaaacaaaaaaaagtccctgaagtttcaaattttacgaaaatagtccctgaagtttccaaaaattgacaaaacagcccctgaagttttgaaaaattgacaaaaatggtccctgaactttcaaaaatggacaaaaatggtccctaaactttcaaaaattgacaaaaatggtccctgaactttcgaaaattgcaaaaatggtccctgaactttcgaaaattgacaaaaatggtccctgaagtttctaaaattgaaaaaaatggtccctaaagtttctaaaattgacaaaaatggtccctaaagtttctaaaattgaaaaaaatggtccctaaagtttctaaaattgaaaaaaatggtccctaaagtttctaaaatagaaaaaaatggtccctaaagtttctaaaattgaaaaaaatggtccctaaagtttcgaaaattgacaaaaattAGTACCTGAAGTATGAGTTtcgattatattattattattattattattattattattataattattattatggttattataattattattattattattattattattaatattgttattattattattaatgtctttttgacacaaatggtccctgaagtttcgattatattattattaacgtaaccttttttagcgtttcatgtctctaactgatttgaagaattgggtacaagaaacGGGAAAGGATAATGGTTACGTAATTGTTACCCGCCGATCAAAAAATATTGGCGGTACTACTGGGATGGTATGGCTTGTGTGCGACCGTAGTGGTGAACACCGTAGTAAAGCAACAGTTAGGAAAGCTGGTAGCAAAAAAATCGGCTGCCCGTTTTCATTACTCGCCATCCGGGACGTGACGAACGACACGTGGGAGTTAAAAGTGGACTGTGCGAACCATAACCACGAACCTACGACGAGTCTGTTGGGCCACGCTTTTGTGCGAAGATTCACTAAAGCCGAATACAAGCTAGTGGAGCAGCTAactgctcaaaacatggagccacgTATCATATTTCAAACCCTAAGAAAGCAGTTCCCCGACAGCCTGCACGTTCAGAAAGACGTGCAAAATGCGGTACAAAAAATTAGAGCGACAATAATGGACGGAAAGAATCCTATTCAGGCACTGGAAAGCCTGCTGCATGACCGCCGATTTATTTACGACACCCGACAAGATCCCAAAACAGATGTCGTAACAGAGATTTTCTTTGTTCATCCTTATTCAATCActatgtggcgtgcattcccgcaCGTGATGTTGATCGACGCGACCTACAAAACAAACCTCTACAACATGCCATTTGTCCAGGTTGTGGGTATGACGTCGACTGGGAAGTCTTTTTGTATCGCACATGCCGTTATTTGTAAAGAACGAAGGGGTAACTACGTGTGGGTGCTTGAGCGGATCAAGTCAATATTGCATGAATGTATGATGCCGCGTGTGATAGTCACGGATAGGGAGCTTGCCCTGATAAACGCGTGTTCTAAAGTATTCCCGAACGCAAAAAGGCTTCTATGCCACTTTCACATCCAACAAAATATAGCTAGAAAGTGCAAGGAAGGGTTCGATAAAGAAGATTGGGGGAAATTTATGTCGTACTGGCGGACATTGTGCGAATCTTCATCAGAGCCCATGTACAAGTACAACTTGGAGAAAATGTATAACCGACTCGTGGTTGCCAACCGAGAAAGTAAGTGTTCCTTCAACAAACGACTCACCCAATCTATTATATTTCACACACGCTTTtacatttcattattttatttttacaggTGTCTATGATTACGTTTACGAAAACTGGCTCAAAGACTATAAAGAAATGTTCGTTTATGCGTGGACCGATAAGTGTCGCAACTTTGGTCAGCGCACCAccaacagagttgagagccagcACGCAAATTTAAAAAGATACATTACGCGCGGGAGTTCATTGGAGCGAATAGCAAGATGCATCATTGATATAGTTGAAACTCAGTATGATGAAATACAAAAAAGTTTCACTGAGAGCATCGAAAAAACGATGAACCACCATAGACACCGAATGTTGGACAACCTACGTGGAAAGGTTTCCCATGAAGCACTTGATTTGCTGGAAAAAGagc
This is a stretch of genomic DNA from Helianthus annuus cultivar XRQ/B chromosome 16, HanXRQr2.0-SUNRISE, whole genome shotgun sequence. It encodes these proteins:
- the LOC110918751 gene encoding lignin-forming anionic peroxidase, translating into MASPNIITLIFFLLILCVINNTPCEAQLSSTFYDASCPNALRTIRTSIRTAISRERRMAASIVRLHFHDCFVQGCDASILLDDGPSIISEKNALPNKGSVRGYEVIEAAKSEVEKLCPGVVSCADVLTVAACDASEMVGGPSWSVKLRRRDSTTASLLLAESGALPSFKASLDSLISTFGDNGLSARDMVALSGAHTIGQAQCFLFRDRIYNNGSDIDAGFASTRRRRCPINDGNGNLAPLDLVTPNSFDYNYFKNLIQKKGLLESDPVLFSGGSTDSIVREYSNNPSKFKSDFTAAMVKVSEIRPLTGQEGVIRRICGALP
- the LOC110918749 gene encoding PKS-NRPS hybrid synthetase CHGG_01239-like, translating into MSLTDLKNWVQETGKDNGYVIVTRRSKNIGGTTGMVWLVCDRSGEHRSKATVRKAGSKKIGCPFSLLAIRDVTNDTWELKVDCANHNHEPTTSLLGHAFVRRFTKAEYKLVEQLTAQNMEPRIIFQTLRKQFPDSLHVQKDVQNAVQKIRATIMDGKNPIQALESLLHDRRFIYDTRQDPKTDVVTEIFFVHPYSITMWRAFPHVMLIDATYKTNLYNMPFVQVVGMTSTGKSFCIAHAVICKERRGNYVWVLERIKSILHECMMPRVIVTDRELALINACSKVFPNAKRLLCHFHIQQNIARKCKEGFDKEDWGKFMSYWRTLCESSSEPMYKYNLEKMYNRLVVANRESVYDYVYENWLKDYKEMFVYAWTDKCRNFGQRTTNRVESQHANLKRYITRGSSLERIARCIIDIVETQYDEIQKSFTESIEKTMNHHRHRMLDNLRGKVSHEALDLLEKELLRKMDVLRKLNASCGCHMWLSKGLPCACRLENYNRTGRIIQLDEIDVFWRKLDLLPCKLVDEEVDIVAELNNVRQHLEAQSPVQQKSMLSKIKAVFTPKSSTKKPPIVQQNTRGRPTSKKVQERLDEAARLDQAARYSSYGEDSNVITASPKHRYDLPRHSSYVPSEGSRGTGSFVKSEKPKMQPNSSTSSKKKETRDDKVFPLIKGDEHLLCIKRFKNQIPSEFRSYISRIQDVTPDGHCGYRSVAVGLGFTEHAWPNIRRDLLLEIDHNKPRWKHVFETYNEGDFKRIRKSIEWHSVKGCDQSHWMEMPHVGLLIAQRYNIVLHVLSIEWSSTIFPLTDAPLDPRPQAITLVHVHGGHFIHAKLEGDYPMPLVNPMWSAHRSIAAKRWEEMYTPQLEHYYELMHPKSDRDKDREPSLNVIED